A single genomic interval of Pseudorasbora parva isolate DD20220531a chromosome 21, ASM2467924v1, whole genome shotgun sequence harbors:
- the vps25 gene encoding vacuolar protein-sorting-associated protein 25 encodes MSFEWPWQYNFPPFFTLQPNADTRQKQLAAWCSLVLSYCRQRKLFTLDVLEAQESPMFNNKKIERKLSVEAIQVVFEELRKKGNLEWLDKNKSRCLIMWRRPEEWGKIIYQWVSKNGMVNSVFTLYELSNGDDTEKEEFHGLEDWMLLRSLQALQADGKAEIISMDDGKGVKFF; translated from the exons ATGAGTTTTGAGTGGCCCTGGCAGTATAACTTTCCTCCATTTTTTAC ATTGCAGCCAAATGCCGACACGAGACAGAAGCAGTTGGCGGCATGGTGTTCACTCGTGCTGTCTTACTGCCGTCAGCGCAAGCTCTTCACACTGGACGTGCTCGAGGCGCAGGAAAGCCCTATGTTCAACAACAAGAAGATTGAGA GAAAACTTTCAGTTGAAGCCATACAAGTAGTTTTTGAAGAATTGAGAAAAAAAG GAAACCTGGAATGGTTGGATAAAAATAAATCACGATGTCTTATAATGTGGAGGAGACCGGAAGAGTGGGGCAAAATCATTTATCAGTGG GTTTCCAAAAATGGCATGGTCAACTCAGTGTTTACACTTTATGAACTCTCTAATGGGGATGACACAGAAAAAGAAG AGTTCCATGGATTGGAGGATTGGATGTTGCTGCGTTCACTGCAGGCCCTGCAGGCTGATGGGAAGGCAGAAATCATCTCTATGGATGATGGAAAAGGAGTCAAGTTCTTTTGA
- the pagr1 gene encoding PAXIP1-associated glutamate-rich protein 1 — MQAAEEAQSSLAEGVESMGVSEQDKTAEKEEEKDKERDEETTETAKDTTTEDDSKGDKEAMDAEEQKEGITTAGEMNGGGEGKLQQTEEDWEIPYSDEEMEDPKNWMPPPEEIKRLYELLAKGEALELKWVPLPRRHPTPPRTPSPERDGEDSQDAKQEDNERKALTPTEFDFDEEQNMSTPKNSFLNRRRTPGSSARSSVRREARLDKVLSDMKRHRKMEEQILRTGRDLFKSDKARAGPAVEPPLSPNSQREREKERERDSDPSTVFSPRQRRY, encoded by the exons ATGCAGGCGGCAGAGGAGGCACAGTCCTCTCTAGCGGAGGGGGTAGAGTCTATGGGAGTGAGTGAACAGGACAAAACTGCAGAAAAAGAGGAAGAAAAGGATAAAGAACGAGATGAGGAGACAACTGAGACCGCCAAGGATACTACAACGGAGGATGACTCAA AGGGAGACAAAGAAGCCATGGATGCAGAGGAGCAGAAAGAGGGAATAACCACGGCTGGAGAAATGAATGGAGGCGGTGAAGGGAAGCTGCAGCAGACTGAGGAGGACTGGGAGATCCCGTACAGCGACGAGGAGATGGAGGACCCCAAGAACTGGATGCCTCCACCCGAGGAGATCAAACGGCTGTATGAGCTCCTGGCTAAAGGAGAAGCGCTCGAGCTGAAGTGGGTCCCTCTTCCGCGCCGACATCCGACCCCTCCACGCACGCCCTCACCTGAGAGAGATGGAGAAGACTCACAGGACGCCAAACAAGAGGACAATGAGCGCAA GGCCCTCACACCAACTGAATTTGATTTTGATGAAGAGCAGAATATGTCAACCCCCAAGAACTCTTTCCTCAATCGCCGCAGGACACCAG GTTCCTCTGCCCGCTCGTCGGTCAGACGTGAGGCCCGGCTGGACAAAGTGCTGTCGGACATGAAGCGGCACAGAAAAATGGAGGAGCAGATCCTAAGGACAGGTCGTGACCTTTTTAAAAGCGATAAAGCGCGGGCTGGGCCTGCTGTCGAGCCGCCCCTATCGCCGAACAGTCAGCGCGAGCGGGAAAAAGAACGAGAAAGAGACAGCGACCCCAGCACTGTCTTCAGTCCCAGACAGAGGAGATACTGA
- the tlcd3bb gene encoding ceramide synthase, with product MLSILAAGSVFFPGLFLLSKQCLKSIPGLRWNEGDAVIVSARLVSSIQAIMASTAGYIISTSCQDIIEDQHWLTCSYILFAVPYFVYDIYAMFLCYWHKLQVKGHEVDNGSKSKATAVAGYLRREFLMILHHVVMVTACFPISVFWRQGKGDYFQGVMFLAELSTPSVCLGKILIQYKQQHTLLHKVNGAVMLITFFLCRVLLFPYLYYVYGRYASIPFYRVPFVVPWQCNLGAALLMAPQLYWFSLICRGALRLFTGRSSHSRKPTAPVKPDYEGHEPMSQSANGYSTQMGRDTPTKSH from the exons ATGTTGTCAATCTTAGCGGCGGGGTCTGTGTTCTTCCCGGGCCTTTTTCTGTTGTCCAAGCAGTGTCTTAAATCCATCCCTGGACTGCGGTGGAATGAGGGCGATGCCGTCATCGTTTCAGCCAG GTTGGTGTCATCCATCCAAGCTATTATGGCTTCCACGGCTGGTTACATCATCTCCACATCCTGTCAGGATATCATTGAGGACCA ACATTGGCTGACCTGCTCCTACATTTTGTTTGCTGTGCCGTACTTTGTGTATGACATCTACGCCATGTTCCTGTGTTACTGGCACAAGCTTCAGGTCAAAGGGCACGAGGTGGACAACGGCTCCAAATCCAAGGCCACAGCGGTCGCTGGCTATCTCCGCCGAGAGTTCCTCATGATCTTACATCACGTCGTCATGGTCACCGCGTGCTTCCCCATCTCTGTG TTCTGGAGGCAGGGAAAGGGTGATTACTTCCAGGGTGTCATGTTCCTGGCTGAACTCAGCACGCCGTCCGTCTGTCTGGGCAAAATCCTCATCCAG TACAAGCAACAGCACACACTTCTTCATAAAGTGAATGGAGCTGTTATGCTGATCACTTTCTTCCTCTGTCGAGTCCTTCTCTTCCCCTATCTCTACTACGTTTACGGAAG GTACGCCTCTATTCCCTTCTACCGGGTTCCCTTCGTGGTGCCCTGGCAGTGTAATCTCGGAGCGGCTCTCCTCATGGCCCCGCAGCTCTACTGGTTCTCCCTGATCTGCAGAGGGGCGCTGCGCCTGTTCACCGGCCGCTCCTCGCACTCCCGCAAACCGACGGCTCCGGTCAAGCCTGATTATGAAGGACATGAGCCAATGTCTCAGTCGGCCAATGGATACAGTACACAGATGGGTCGGGACACACCCACAAAGTCTCACTGA